Proteins from one Streptomyces sp. 840.1 genomic window:
- a CDS encoding sigma-70 family RNA polymerase sigma factor, with product MSSQQHTVDPVPLVIAARNGDAGAQDALASAYLPLVYNIVGRALNGSADVDDVVQDTMLRALDGLGALRTPESFRSWLVAIAMNQIRAHWRDRDIAPGTLEEAGEIADPGADFVDLTMMRLQLSGQRQETACATRWLEPDDRGLLSLWWLECAGELTRTEVAQALELSPQYAAVRVQRMKAQLETARVVVRALGAQPPCEELRAVLTTWDGRPSALWRKRIARHARDCLRCAGLWSGLMPAEGLLAGLALVAVPAALLVLWPARDDTAPVAAAHALDAAAGDGATAARAGRHRSGGGRHTGGRDASRAAARRRRRIQRRAVGGAVVVACMTGGGLWYAALGPGAGTEGDSASRTSAAPIADLTASESPATTSSPPSASASPSRSHSVSPSPSTKRSTSASPARKPPRTVAPPPEKTSVPRPSNAPATQPAPASETAQVVALVNQERAKAGCGPVKEDAQLTDAALRHSEDMAARDFFEHTNPDGADPGRRITDAGYHWSTYGENIARGQQTPASVMESWMNSPGHRANILNCSFKDLGVGIHKGSGGPWWTQDFGARM from the coding sequence ATGAGCAGTCAGCAGCACACGGTGGACCCGGTGCCACTGGTGATCGCCGCGCGCAACGGGGACGCGGGGGCGCAGGACGCACTGGCCAGCGCCTACCTTCCGCTCGTCTACAACATCGTGGGCCGGGCCCTGAACGGTTCGGCGGACGTCGACGACGTGGTGCAGGACACCATGCTGCGCGCACTGGACGGCCTCGGCGCTCTGCGCACCCCGGAGAGTTTCCGCTCCTGGCTGGTGGCGATCGCGATGAACCAGATACGTGCGCACTGGCGGGACCGCGACATCGCCCCCGGAACGCTGGAGGAGGCCGGGGAGATCGCCGACCCGGGGGCCGACTTCGTCGACCTGACGATGATGCGCCTGCAGTTGTCCGGACAGCGCCAGGAGACGGCGTGCGCGACGCGCTGGCTGGAGCCGGACGACCGGGGCCTGCTGTCGCTGTGGTGGCTGGAGTGCGCGGGGGAGCTGACCCGGACCGAGGTGGCCCAGGCGCTGGAGCTCTCGCCGCAGTACGCGGCGGTCCGGGTGCAGCGGATGAAGGCGCAGCTGGAGACGGCCCGCGTCGTCGTGCGGGCCCTCGGCGCGCAGCCGCCGTGCGAGGAGCTGCGCGCCGTCCTCACCACCTGGGACGGCCGCCCCTCGGCCCTGTGGCGCAAGCGAATAGCCCGGCACGCCCGTGACTGCCTCCGGTGCGCCGGACTGTGGAGCGGCCTGATGCCCGCCGAGGGCCTGCTGGCCGGACTCGCGCTGGTGGCCGTGCCCGCGGCGCTCCTCGTGCTGTGGCCCGCCCGGGACGACACGGCGCCGGTCGCCGCCGCACATGCTCTCGACGCCGCAGCGGGCGACGGCGCGACCGCGGCCCGTGCCGGCCGCCACCGGTCCGGGGGCGGCCGGCACACGGGCGGCCGGGACGCCTCCCGAGCTGCCGCACGCCGGCGCCGGCGGATCCAGCGCCGGGCGGTCGGCGGCGCGGTGGTGGTGGCGTGCATGACCGGCGGGGGCCTCTGGTACGCGGCCCTCGGGCCCGGAGCGGGGACCGAGGGGGACAGCGCGTCGCGCACCTCGGCGGCGCCCATCGCCGATCTCACGGCGTCCGAGAGCCCGGCCACCACCTCGTCGCCGCCCTCGGCGTCCGCGTCGCCCTCACGCTCGCACTCGGTCTCGCCCTCGCCGTCCACCAAGCGGAGCACCTCCGCCTCCCCGGCCCGCAAACCGCCCAGGACCGTCGCCCCGCCGCCGGAGAAGACGTCCGTACCCCGCCCGTCGAATGCCCCAGCCACGCAACCCGCCCCCGCGAGCGAGACGGCCCAGGTCGTAGCCCTGGTCAACCAGGAGCGGGCGAAGGCCGGATGCGGGCCGGTCAAGGAGGACGCGCAGCTCACGGACGCGGCACTGCGCCACTCCGAGGACATGGCCGCCCGTGACTTCTTCGAGCACACCAACCCCGACGGCGCCGACCCCGGACGCCGCATCACCGACGCCGGCTACCACTGGTCGACGTACGGCGAGAACATAGCCCGGGGTCAGCAGACTCCCGCATCGGTGATGGAGTCCTGGATGAACAGCCCGGGTCACCGCGCCAACATCCTCAACTGTTCCTTCAAGGACCTCGGCGTCGGCATCCACAAGGGCTCCGGCGGACCGTGGTGGACCCAGGACTTCGGCGCCAGGATGTGA
- the gndA gene encoding NADP-dependent phosphogluconate dehydrogenase, whose product MSSTAQIGVTGLAVMGRNLARNFARNGYTVAVHNRTAARTRELVEKFGDEGDFIAAESAEDFVAALEKPRRLVVMVKAGEPTDAVIAEFAPLLEPGDVIIDGGNAHFADTRRREQALRKQGLHFVGTGVSGGEEGALNGPSIMPGGSRESYDSLGPMLEKISAKAKDGAPCVTHVGPDGAGHFVKMTHNGIEYADMQLIGEAYQLLRDVAGYSPAQIADIFRTWNTGRLDSYLIEITAEVLSHVDAATGKPFVDVVRDQAEQKGTGRWTVQIALDLGVPVSGIAEAVFARSVSGHADLREASHHLAGPAAHKLGKDEAAAFADQVEQALYASKIVAYTQGFHEIAAGSEQYDWDIDLGKVAAIWRGGCIIRAAFLDRITSAYEAQPDMPSLLSDKSFAQEIAAAQDDWRAVVAAAVTQGVPTPAFAATLAYYDSLRAERLPAALTQGQRDYFGAHTYRRVDRDGVFHTLWGGDKTEVEN is encoded by the coding sequence ATGAGCAGCACAGCGCAGATCGGTGTCACAGGACTTGCCGTCATGGGGCGCAACCTGGCCCGGAACTTCGCCCGCAACGGATACACCGTTGCTGTGCACAACCGTACGGCCGCTCGTACCCGCGAACTCGTCGAGAAGTTCGGCGACGAGGGTGATTTCATCGCCGCGGAGAGTGCCGAGGACTTCGTGGCGGCGCTGGAGAAGCCACGACGCCTGGTCGTCATGGTGAAGGCCGGAGAGCCCACGGACGCGGTGATCGCGGAGTTCGCGCCCCTCCTGGAACCCGGCGACGTGATCATCGACGGAGGCAACGCGCACTTCGCGGACACGCGCCGCCGGGAGCAGGCTCTGCGCAAGCAGGGCCTCCACTTCGTCGGCACCGGGGTGTCCGGCGGCGAGGAAGGCGCGCTCAACGGGCCGAGCATCATGCCGGGCGGCAGCCGGGAGTCCTACGACTCGCTCGGGCCGATGCTGGAGAAGATCTCCGCGAAGGCCAAGGACGGCGCGCCGTGCGTCACGCATGTCGGCCCCGATGGTGCCGGGCACTTCGTGAAGATGACGCACAACGGCATCGAGTACGCGGACATGCAGCTCATCGGTGAGGCCTACCAGCTGCTCCGCGACGTGGCGGGGTACTCCCCCGCGCAGATCGCGGACATCTTCCGTACCTGGAACACCGGGCGCCTGGACTCCTACCTCATCGAGATCACCGCGGAAGTGCTGTCGCACGTCGATGCGGCGACCGGCAAGCCCTTCGTCGATGTCGTGCGTGACCAGGCGGAGCAGAAGGGCACCGGACGCTGGACCGTGCAGATCGCCCTGGACCTGGGCGTCCCGGTCTCCGGCATCGCCGAGGCCGTCTTCGCCCGCTCCGTCTCCGGCCACGCCGACCTCCGCGAAGCCTCACACCACCTCGCCGGACCGGCCGCCCACAAGCTCGGCAAGGACGAGGCGGCGGCATTCGCCGACCAGGTCGAGCAGGCCCTGTACGCCTCGAAGATCGTCGCCTACACCCAGGGCTTCCACGAGATCGCGGCCGGCAGCGAGCAGTACGACTGGGACATCGACCTCGGCAAGGTCGCCGCGATCTGGCGCGGCGGCTGCATCATCCGGGCCGCGTTCCTCGACAGGATCACCAGCGCCTACGAGGCCCAGCCCGACATGCCGAGCCTCCTCTCCGACAAGAGCTTCGCCCAGGAGATCGCCGCCGCCCAGGACGACTGGCGCGCCGTCGTCGCCGCCGCAGTGACCCAGGGCGTTCCGACCCCGGCCTTCGCCGCCACCCTCGCCTACTACGACTCCCTGCGCGCCGAACGCCTGCCCGCCGCACTCACCCAGGGCCAGCGCGACTACTTCGGCGCCCACACCTACCGCCGGGTCGACCGCGACGGCGTCTTCCACACGCTCTGGGGCGGCGACAAGACCGAAGTCGAGAACTGA